One region of Lampris incognitus isolate fLamInc1 chromosome 12, fLamInc1.hap2, whole genome shotgun sequence genomic DNA includes:
- the egfl7 gene encoding LOW QUALITY PROTEIN: epidermal growth factor-like protein 7 (The sequence of the model RefSeq protein was modified relative to this genomic sequence to represent the inferred CDS: deleted 1 base in 1 codon), translating into MYQVLLLSSSLFVLHVTGTPHSFGHYGRRVCGRDNRYSVFLATESYIQPVHKPYITLCQGHRLCSTYKTIYRAAYRQATRVVPHSHSYPECCPGWRRFHSHNCNQAVCGEACVNGGTCLRPNHCACPPGWRGRQCQTDVDECAELQPCPQECVNTAGSYRCACRDGFRLAEDGHACQSLPPPVPVSPTQKPQATMGVHLLPSSDAGRTFGLAENVTEEVRSLRSRVELLEKKLQLVLAPFNSLFPLSLDEGLSEKTTFLSHSFQQLDRIDSLSEQIGLLEERLGTCSCQEN; encoded by the exons ATGTACCAAGTgctccttctctcctcctccctcttcgtCCTTCATGTG ACAGGCACTCCCCACTCCTTCGGCCACTATGG gaggagggtgtgtggacgaGACAACCGGTACAGCGTTTTCCTAGCGACAGAATCCTACATCCAGCCTGTCCACAAGCCTTACATCACTCTGTGCCAGGGCCACCGCCTCTGCAGCACATACAA aaccATATATAGGGCGGCATACCGGCAAGCAACCAGAGTGGTCCCTCACTCACACTCGTACCCCGAGTGCTGCCCCGGGTGGCGCAGATTCCACTCCCACAACTGCAACCAAG CGGTGTGCGGGGAGGCCTGCGTGAACGGCGGCACCTGTTTGAGGCCCAACCACTGTGCATGCCCTCCGGGCTGGAGAGGACGCCAATGCCAGAcag ACGTGGATGAGTGCGCTGAGCTACAACCGTGTCCTCAGGAGTGCGTGAACACGGCCGGCAGCTACCGGTGCGCGTGCAGGGACGGCTTCCGGCTAGCGGAAGATGGCCACGCCTGTCAGAGCCTTCCTCCTCCCGTTCCAGTCTCTCCCACCCAGAAACCCCAGGCAACCATGGGCGTGCACCTCCTCCCCTCCAGCGACGCAG GTCGGACGTTTGGCCTTGCAGAAAATGTGACCGAGGAGGTACGGAGTCTGAGGAGCAGAGTTGAACTGCTGGAAAAG AAGTTGCAGTTGGTTTTGGCCCCCTTCAACAGCCTCTTCCCCCTGTCCCTGGATGAGGGCTTGTCCGAGAAAACCACCTTTCTGTCCCACTCTTTCCAGCAGCTCGACCGCATCGACTCGCTCAGTGAGCAGATTGGCCTCCTGGAAGAGCGCCTTGGCACAT GCTCATGTCAGGAGAACTAA